Proteins from one Vibrio pomeroyi genomic window:
- a CDS encoding DUF1275 domain-containing protein, which produces MISKLPRWVEYGALLLAGLAGSVNAIGLLGFQHQAISHISGTMSLLGSSLLTPTSASVHLLLVIMSFMLGAAFSGFFIENQALKLGRRYGVALCIEGGLLFLALWALLQGYMSGQYFASAACGLQNAMITTYSGAIIRTTHMSGIITDLGIMIGARLKGMPFDRRKAKLLMFIVVGFLFGGLTGACLFQRFEIIALAFPASFAFIIAFSYWLYLTYRTETPVNL; this is translated from the coding sequence ATGATTTCTAAGCTACCTCGCTGGGTTGAATACGGCGCCCTACTGTTAGCAGGCCTTGCTGGCAGCGTAAATGCTATTGGGTTACTTGGTTTCCAGCATCAAGCCATCTCACACATCTCTGGCACCATGTCTTTACTCGGCAGCAGCCTACTCACCCCAACTTCAGCATCCGTGCACCTTTTATTGGTGATCATGAGCTTTATGTTAGGCGCAGCCTTCAGTGGATTCTTTATTGAAAACCAAGCACTGAAGCTAGGACGCCGCTACGGTGTCGCGCTATGTATTGAAGGTGGGTTGTTGTTCTTGGCGCTTTGGGCACTATTACAAGGCTATATGTCCGGCCAATATTTCGCTTCAGCCGCATGTGGACTGCAAAACGCAATGATCACAACTTATAGCGGTGCGATCATTCGTACCACACACATGAGCGGGATCATCACGGATCTTGGGATCATGATTGGCGCTCGCCTTAAAGGCATGCCCTTTGACCGCCGCAAAGCCAAACTGCTGATGTTCATCGTTGTCGGTTTTTTATTTGGAGGCTTAACGGGCGCTTGCTTGTTCCAACGCTTCGAAATAATAGCTCTGGCGTTCCCTGCCTCTTTCGCCTTCATAATTGCGTTTAGCTATTGGCTATACTTGACCTATCGAACTGAAACGCCAGTAAATTTATAA
- a CDS encoding peptidoglycan DD-metalloendopeptidase family protein, producing the protein MYSKIFPSPFAELSPVKKVAILGLPLIAAIGVALQSSQSDLTKTIDLDLPDSTVIESILSPSSVTVIEPPTFEYQIQTGDNLSSIFTQLGFSYKSMMSVMETDLNFLALDTLRPGNTLRFWRDEATGDLSKMELQFSVADKVVYRLLEDGTYEFEDISIPGEWKQRPLVGDIHGSFSMSANKAGLNSLEIDHIVTLLKDKLNFSRDLRAGDQFEVLQKAQFVDGVATGKREIEAIKIINKNRVVSAYLHTDGQYYDADGDSLQRAFQRYPVSSSWRQSSQFNPKRLHPVTGRISPHNGTDFATPIGTPVQATGDGKVIMTRKHPYAGNYVVIQHGSTYKTRYLHLSKILVRKGQTVSRGQRIGLSGKTGRVTGAHLHYELIERGRPVDAMKANIPMADSVPKKEKATFTAARDEADKLLKAALETRNLAMVNNASK; encoded by the coding sequence GTGTATTCAAAAATATTTCCCTCTCCGTTTGCTGAGCTTTCACCTGTAAAAAAAGTAGCTATTTTGGGACTGCCACTCATTGCTGCGATTGGTGTTGCTTTGCAATCGTCACAATCGGATCTGACGAAAACGATCGATCTTGATTTACCCGACTCAACCGTGATTGAGTCTATTCTGTCACCTTCTTCTGTTACTGTTATCGAGCCGCCAACGTTTGAATACCAAATTCAAACGGGTGATAACTTAAGTAGCATCTTCACTCAGCTTGGATTTTCTTATAAATCGATGATGAGCGTGATGGAAACCGATTTAAACTTCCTTGCGTTAGACACGCTTCGTCCGGGTAACACATTGCGTTTTTGGCGTGATGAGGCGACGGGCGATCTTTCCAAAATGGAACTTCAATTTAGTGTTGCGGATAAAGTGGTTTATCGACTGCTTGAAGACGGCACATACGAGTTTGAAGATATCTCTATTCCGGGCGAATGGAAGCAGCGACCTCTCGTGGGTGATATTCATGGCAGCTTCTCAATGTCGGCAAATAAAGCGGGCCTGAACAGCCTTGAGATTGACCATATTGTGACTCTTCTTAAAGACAAGCTGAACTTCAGTCGTGACTTACGTGCTGGCGATCAGTTTGAGGTGCTTCAGAAAGCGCAATTCGTTGATGGTGTTGCTACAGGCAAACGCGAAATTGAAGCAATTAAGATCATTAATAAGAACCGTGTAGTGTCTGCGTATCTTCATACCGATGGTCAATACTACGATGCGGATGGTGATAGCCTTCAACGTGCTTTCCAACGTTATCCTGTAAGCAGCAGCTGGCGTCAGAGTTCTCAATTTAACCCTAAACGCCTACACCCAGTGACTGGTCGAATCTCACCGCACAATGGTACGGATTTCGCGACACCAATTGGCACGCCTGTTCAAGCAACGGGTGATGGCAAAGTGATCATGACGCGTAAACACCCTTATGCGGGTAACTATGTGGTGATCCAACACGGTAGCACTTATAAAACGCGTTACTTGCACTTAAGCAAGATCCTTGTTCGTAAAGGACAAACGGTATCTCGTGGTCAACGTATTGGCCTATCGGGTAAAACAGGTCGAGTGACAGGTGCTCACTTGCACTATGAACTGATCGAACGTGGTCGCCCTGTTGATGCGATGAAAGCGAATATCCCAATGGCCGATTCTGTGCCTAAAAAGGAAAAAGCAACGTTCACAGCAGCGAGAGATGAAGCCGACAAGCTATTGAAGGCAGCGTTGGAAACGCGCAATCTAGCAATGGTTAATAATGCTAGTAAGTAG
- a CDS encoding EAL domain-containing protein: MTQHTHNSMIDTERIGRLLKLEGIDLLESAVLTLHQTFGTQYTSIIEKKYFPDQTVPLVIAHSDHVLHDKINARHGHIYQQAVNQRHPDCSFAQYVIQSLPTSAFRQEITSQNSIAIPTRTQSGEVMGVLFSTFTSPLSPDQQHDVIKHHQLFADIIIHTLREMWFNDRSEQLVNQLSYEVSHDSLTGLLNRSCLSDTLESITQQSVTPFTLALLDINSFKAINDMHGNYIGDKVLQFVAETLRRTLPESNLTFRTAGNEFAFITYHSDPITVCEQILAKIKQGYSSVDIKIDFDISIGIASSDGDNKDVEQIIFNTSLALKECKHSQDTHIQCYDTHLRVRYQRKTELVAALRSELENPISQSYIPDSNGMYVVVQPIVGQGETQWEYFEVLTRWKTARHGDISPVEFIQVAEESGLIVELGERIIELVCRAKTTLEQGLGYKVKLGINCSAHELTDSKRYISYLTRTIEQHHFKANEFVIELTETVLLSPTQETKSALNFLRGQGFTIALDDFGTGYSSLNYIHSYPIDCIKIDATFIRNLLTSSTSESVVWLIVQLAHRLDVSLVAEGVEKREQLEKLHAMGCDKIQGYLYSPPMRPEAIVSYVAHSEPLV, from the coding sequence ATGACTCAACATACCCACAACAGCATGATAGATACAGAGCGCATTGGGCGTTTACTTAAGTTGGAAGGTATCGACCTTTTAGAGTCGGCTGTGCTCACGTTGCACCAAACATTTGGTACTCAATACACCAGTATCATTGAGAAGAAGTACTTCCCGGACCAAACGGTTCCCTTGGTGATTGCCCACTCCGACCATGTACTGCATGACAAAATCAACGCTCGTCATGGTCACATTTACCAACAGGCAGTGAATCAACGTCACCCAGATTGTTCGTTTGCGCAATATGTCATTCAGTCGCTTCCTACGTCGGCGTTTAGGCAGGAAATCACCTCACAAAACTCGATAGCAATTCCTACTCGTACCCAAAGTGGTGAGGTCATGGGAGTGCTGTTCTCAACGTTCACCTCTCCTCTTAGCCCAGACCAACAACATGATGTGATCAAGCATCATCAGCTATTTGCTGACATCATCATCCACACGCTAAGAGAGATGTGGTTCAATGATCGCTCTGAACAACTGGTAAATCAGCTGAGTTACGAGGTATCACACGACAGCTTAACTGGTTTGTTAAATCGCAGCTGCTTATCCGATACCTTAGAATCAATCACTCAACAGAGCGTTACCCCATTTACATTGGCCTTGCTCGACATCAATAGCTTCAAAGCCATTAATGATATGCACGGTAATTATATTGGTGACAAGGTGCTGCAGTTTGTCGCAGAAACATTGCGCCGAACCTTACCTGAAAGCAACCTGACTTTTCGAACTGCAGGTAATGAGTTCGCCTTCATCACCTACCATTCCGACCCGATAACCGTGTGCGAACAAATACTGGCCAAAATTAAACAAGGCTACAGTAGCGTTGATATCAAGATAGATTTCGACATCAGCATCGGAATTGCCAGTTCGGATGGAGACAACAAAGATGTCGAGCAGATCATCTTCAACACAAGCTTGGCGCTTAAAGAGTGTAAACACAGCCAAGATACCCATATTCAATGTTATGACACTCACTTAAGAGTTCGTTACCAAAGAAAAACCGAACTAGTCGCTGCGCTACGAAGTGAACTGGAAAACCCAATTTCACAAAGCTATATCCCCGACAGCAATGGCATGTACGTGGTGGTACAGCCAATTGTGGGTCAAGGTGAAACGCAATGGGAGTACTTCGAGGTACTGACTCGCTGGAAAACAGCCAGACATGGTGACATCTCACCCGTAGAGTTTATTCAAGTGGCTGAAGAATCAGGGCTGATTGTCGAATTAGGCGAACGCATTATTGAATTGGTGTGCCGCGCTAAAACAACACTAGAGCAAGGCTTAGGCTATAAGGTTAAGCTTGGAATCAACTGCTCCGCGCATGAGCTTACCGATTCGAAACGTTATATCTCCTACCTGACTCGAACCATTGAACAGCACCATTTCAAGGCGAATGAGTTTGTTATCGAGTTAACCGAAACCGTTCTGTTATCGCCAACACAAGAGACAAAATCCGCGCTTAACTTTTTGAGAGGACAAGGTTTCACGATTGCACTCGACGACTTTGGTACAGGCTACTCCAGTTTGAATTACATCCACAGCTACCCGATCGATTGCATTAAAATTGATGCGACCTTTATTCGGAACTTATTGACTAGCTCGACCTCAGAGAGCGTAGTGTGGCTGATTGTTCAATTAGCCCATAGGCTCGATGTATCTTTGGTTGCGGAAGGGGTTGAAAAACGTGAGCAATTAGAAAAACTGCACGCGATGGGATGTGACAAGATCCAAGGTTACCTCTACTCACCTCCAATGCGACCTGAAGCTATCGTTAGCTATGTCGCGCACTCAGAGCCTTTAGTTTAA
- a CDS encoding LysR family transcriptional regulator: MDWILNVKSYVRVVEEGSFNGAARKLNTTSSAISKRVNWLEERIGTQLLKRTTRSISQTEAGALFYQRAKDQLDNWQSIIDETRSVNQTPAGLLKIGATIAVGSKFLVQYMDDFLEKYPDIKVQLITTTPGQLPELGLDLVISRELEQLNSLSFKKTPLFEHRASFYAAPSYLAKHGYPTCEQDLEQHNSLIWGERPTREVALTKGQRITLNGNFATTNPEALFHAAKRGMGVLLTIKAMIKEDLKQGTLVPVLPNITADEVMVYAYYPKLDYSHTRTKLFLDHLKERLDRERSTQIL, translated from the coding sequence ATGGATTGGATTCTCAACGTAAAAAGCTACGTTAGAGTGGTTGAAGAAGGCAGTTTCAATGGCGCTGCACGCAAGCTCAATACCACCAGCTCAGCGATCAGCAAAAGAGTAAATTGGCTAGAAGAACGCATCGGCACTCAACTTTTAAAGCGCACCACTCGCTCAATTAGCCAAACCGAAGCAGGCGCACTCTTCTATCAAAGAGCAAAAGATCAGCTCGATAATTGGCAGTCGATCATTGATGAGACTCGTTCGGTCAACCAAACCCCTGCGGGCTTGCTAAAGATAGGCGCGACCATTGCGGTTGGCTCTAAGTTTCTTGTGCAATACATGGACGACTTCTTAGAAAAGTACCCTGATATTAAGGTTCAACTCATCACCACTACGCCCGGTCAACTACCCGAGCTTGGCTTGGACTTGGTAATCAGTCGTGAACTAGAACAACTCAACTCGTTAAGCTTTAAGAAAACACCACTGTTCGAGCATAGAGCTAGCTTCTATGCAGCACCAAGCTATCTCGCCAAACACGGTTACCCCACTTGTGAACAAGATTTAGAGCAACACAACTCGTTGATTTGGGGAGAACGCCCGACCCGTGAAGTGGCACTTACCAAAGGGCAGCGAATCACGTTAAACGGTAACTTTGCCACCACCAATCCAGAAGCGTTATTTCATGCGGCAAAGCGTGGTATGGGCGTGTTGTTAACCATCAAAGCGATGATCAAAGAAGATCTAAAACAAGGGACATTAGTTCCAGTATTGCCAAATATAACGGCAGATGAAGTGATGGTTTACGCGTACTACCCTAAGCTTGATTACTCACATACTCGAACCAAGCTGTTTTTGGATCACCTCAAAGAGAGACTGGACCGAGAGCGAAGCACTCAGATTCTGTGA
- a CDS encoding multidrug effflux MFS transporter codes for MSQSTFKKTPLLLAMMIIATGQVGVSIYLPALPLIASDLSVTQVDVQLLVTLFLVGFGLSQLFYGPMSDAVGRRPIFLLGQGVYLIGTVVCFTFSDNMTALEVGRLLQGLGAGSASVLGRSVLRDSYDGPQLTKALSYISLTASIMPIIAPVFGGWISFHLGWQAVFLFVLLYLLAIFTLGYFVLHETLPYGKSRFEVSQVVKNYGRLLTNRQVISSASYNWMSYMASLVSLSLFPFLMQEQLGLTAAEYGSLMIVPSAGLLIGSVALNILNRRFSTPQLMSLAILIVLASGTWLLTHELSIFNLVWAFTWLAIAQGISFPLSISMLLEPHKKQAGAVSALSGSIQMCLAGLLGGYLVESWVTTHLQLGVFYLIIGAGMGGVLWSSARMNKKADNAEVEFS; via the coding sequence TTGAGCCAATCGACCTTTAAAAAAACGCCATTACTGTTAGCAATGATGATCATTGCGACGGGACAAGTGGGTGTCAGCATCTACTTGCCAGCACTGCCGCTGATTGCTTCTGACTTAAGTGTTACCCAAGTGGATGTGCAGCTGCTCGTCACACTGTTTCTTGTGGGTTTCGGCTTATCGCAGCTGTTTTATGGGCCGATGTCTGATGCGGTGGGAAGACGACCTATTTTCTTGTTAGGTCAGGGTGTTTATTTGATTGGTACTGTCGTTTGTTTTACCTTTTCTGACAACATGACAGCGCTGGAAGTAGGGCGATTACTGCAAGGATTAGGGGCGGGCAGTGCCTCGGTATTGGGGCGAAGCGTACTCCGTGACAGTTATGATGGTCCTCAGCTAACTAAAGCCTTATCTTATATTTCTCTGACGGCTTCGATCATGCCGATCATTGCACCTGTATTTGGTGGCTGGATTTCATTCCACCTTGGATGGCAGGCCGTGTTCCTTTTCGTTCTATTGTATTTATTGGCGATATTCACACTGGGTTACTTCGTGTTGCATGAGACTCTGCCATATGGGAAGAGCCGTTTTGAAGTCAGCCAAGTGGTAAAAAACTACGGACGCTTGTTAACGAATCGCCAAGTGATAAGCAGCGCCAGCTATAACTGGATGAGTTACATGGCGAGTTTGGTGTCGTTATCTTTATTCCCATTCTTAATGCAAGAGCAATTAGGGCTGACAGCGGCTGAATATGGATCTTTGATGATTGTACCTTCGGCTGGGTTGTTGATTGGCAGTGTGGCGTTGAACATACTCAATCGTCGATTCAGTACACCCCAGTTAATGAGCCTCGCGATTTTGATTGTATTGGCGTCTGGGACTTGGTTGTTAACACATGAACTCTCCATCTTTAACCTAGTGTGGGCATTTACTTGGCTGGCGATCGCACAGGGTATCTCTTTCCCTCTTTCTATCAGCATGTTGTTGGAACCCCATAAGAAGCAAGCGGGCGCGGTGTCTGCTCTATCCGGTTCGATTCAAATGTGTTTGGCGGGTTTGCTAGGTGGATACTTGGTTGAAAGTTGGGTAACGACTCATCTACAACTCGGCGTGTTCTATCTTATCATCGGCGCGGGTATGGGCGGTGTACTTTGGTCTTCAGCGAGAATGAACAAGAAAGCGGACAACGCGGAAGTAGAATTCAGTTAA
- a CDS encoding isoamylase early set domain-containing protein → MINKRFFKTKDEVEVTFELEAQEANSVSIVADFLDWKATPMKKLAKGKVYKFKTRLPKDGEFQFRYLVDDQQWVNDSNADRYIPNEFGEDNCLVSTVNA, encoded by the coding sequence ATGATTAATAAACGTTTTTTTAAGACGAAAGATGAAGTAGAAGTGACCTTCGAGCTAGAAGCTCAAGAAGCGAACTCTGTATCCATTGTTGCTGATTTCCTTGACTGGAAAGCCACGCCAATGAAAAAACTGGCGAAAGGAAAAGTCTACAAATTCAAAACTCGCTTACCTAAAGATGGCGAGTTTCAATTTCGCTACCTAGTTGATGATCAGCAATGGGTAAACGATTCGAATGCCGACCGTTACATTCCAAATGAGTTTGGCGAAGACAATTGCCTAGTGTCGACGGTTAACGCTTAA
- a CDS encoding GFA family protein — protein sequence MQTIKGFSIIINTGLTRSGAWMDINHIKDRNIRSCECRCGAVNLVCRGEPQRTSVCHCYECQKRTGSVFGVQARFPIEQVTLSGEVTSFSRISDTGNEVTYQFCPQCGTTMLLQSVAAADFYIVPLGLFKEQDFPLPSFSVYEERKHGWVKFDHQMSHYN from the coding sequence GTGCAGACCATAAAGGGCTTTAGTATAATTATCAATACAGGGTTAACCAGAAGTGGAGCATGGATGGATATCAATCATATTAAAGACAGAAATATCAGAAGTTGCGAATGTCGCTGTGGAGCCGTCAATCTCGTATGCCGCGGTGAGCCTCAACGTACCTCTGTGTGTCATTGCTATGAATGCCAAAAACGCACAGGAAGCGTGTTCGGCGTTCAAGCTCGGTTCCCAATTGAACAAGTCACACTCAGCGGAGAGGTCACCTCTTTCTCACGTATCAGCGATACAGGCAACGAAGTCACCTATCAGTTTTGTCCTCAGTGTGGCACCACTATGCTTTTACAATCGGTTGCCGCTGCCGATTTTTATATCGTCCCTCTCGGGCTGTTTAAAGAACAAGATTTTCCATTGCCAAGTTTTTCAGTTTATGAAGAGCGCAAACATGGTTGGGTCAAATTTGACCATCAAATGAGTCACTATAATTAG